From Saccharothrix espanaensis DSM 44229, the proteins below share one genomic window:
- the modA gene encoding molybdate ABC transporter substrate-binding protein, giving the protein MLRTALALAAAASLVGCGTSDQPSTAPSTPSGAVTGDVTVFAAASLTETFTKLGEGFEAAHPGTKVKFNFAGSSALARQLNEGAPADVFAAAAPANLKQVSDAGGITAAPTVFARNKLQIAVPRGNPGRITGLADFGREDAKIALCAEQVPCGAAAGKAFEAAGVTPRPDTLEQDVKAVLTKIELGEVDGALVYRTDVESAGGQVEGIAFPESDKAVNDYPIAPLAKAPNATGALAFVGYVLSEKGRAALAEAGFDQP; this is encoded by the coding sequence GTGTTGCGCACCGCGCTCGCGCTCGCCGCCGCCGCGTCCCTGGTCGGGTGCGGCACGTCGGACCAGCCGTCCACCGCGCCCTCGACCCCGTCCGGGGCGGTCACCGGGGACGTCACGGTGTTCGCCGCCGCGTCGCTCACCGAGACGTTCACCAAGCTGGGCGAGGGGTTCGAGGCCGCCCACCCCGGCACGAAGGTCAAGTTCAACTTCGCCGGCAGCTCCGCGCTCGCCCGGCAGCTCAACGAGGGCGCGCCGGCCGACGTGTTCGCCGCCGCCGCGCCGGCCAACCTGAAGCAGGTGAGCGACGCGGGCGGCATCACCGCCGCGCCGACCGTGTTCGCCCGCAACAAGCTCCAGATCGCCGTCCCCCGGGGCAACCCAGGGCGGATCACCGGCCTGGCCGACTTCGGCAGGGAAGACGCCAAGATCGCGCTGTGCGCGGAACAGGTGCCGTGCGGCGCGGCGGCCGGGAAGGCGTTCGAGGCGGCCGGCGTCACGCCGCGACCCGACACGCTGGAACAGGACGTCAAGGCCGTGCTCACCAAGATCGAGCTCGGCGAGGTGGACGGCGCGCTGGTCTACCGGACCGACGTGGAGTCCGCCGGCGGCCAGGTAGAGGGGATCGCCTTCCCGGAGTCCGACAAGGCCGTCAACGACTACCCGATCGCGCCGCTGGCCAAGGCCCCGAACGCGACCGGCGCGCTCGCGTTCGTCGGCTACGTGCTGTCGGAGAAGGGCCGCGCCGCGCTCGCCGAGGCCGGGTTCGACCAGCCGTGA
- the modB gene encoding molybdate ABC transporter permease subunit produces MTSRRARGRLPAVLVLPALLGLGFLLVPLVGLLVRAPWSTLPDRLLSAEVGEALRLSLVCASLATVVCLVLGIPLAWLLARADVPGRGLLRALVTVPLVLPPVVGGVALLLVLGRRGVIGQYLDAWFGISLPFTTAGVVVAEAFVAMPFLVISVEGALRAADPRFEEAAATLGASRWLTFRRVTLPSITPGVVAGAVLCWARALGEFGATITFAGNFPGETTTMPLAVYLALETEPEAAIVLSLVLLVVSVGVLAGLRDRWIRGAT; encoded by the coding sequence GTGACGTCCCGCCGGGCGCGCGGGCGGCTGCCCGCCGTCCTCGTGCTCCCCGCCCTGCTGGGACTGGGGTTCCTGCTGGTCCCGCTGGTCGGCCTGCTGGTTCGCGCGCCCTGGTCGACGCTGCCGGACCGGCTGCTCAGCGCCGAGGTGGGGGAGGCGCTGCGGCTGTCGCTGGTGTGCGCGTCGCTCGCCACGGTGGTGTGCCTGGTGCTCGGCATCCCGCTGGCCTGGCTGCTGGCCCGCGCCGACGTGCCCGGCCGCGGGTTGCTGCGGGCCCTGGTCACCGTGCCGCTGGTGCTGCCGCCGGTGGTCGGCGGCGTGGCGTTGCTGTTGGTGCTGGGCCGGCGCGGCGTGATCGGGCAGTATCTCGACGCGTGGTTCGGGATCTCGCTGCCGTTCACCACCGCCGGGGTCGTGGTGGCGGAGGCGTTCGTCGCGATGCCGTTCCTGGTGATCTCGGTCGAGGGCGCGCTGCGGGCCGCCGACCCCCGGTTCGAGGAGGCGGCGGCGACGCTGGGCGCGTCGCGCTGGCTGACCTTCCGCCGGGTGACCCTGCCGTCGATCACGCCGGGCGTGGTGGCCGGCGCCGTGCTGTGCTGGGCGCGGGCGCTCGGCGAGTTCGGGGCCACCATCACCTTCGCCGGCAACTTCCCCGGCGAGACGACCACCATGCCGCTGGCCGTCTACCTGGCGCTGGAGACCGAACCGGAGGCCGCGATCGTGCTCAGCCTGGTCCTGCTGGTGGTGTCGGTGGGCGTGCTGGCGGGCCTGCGCGACCGGTGGATCCGGGGCGCGACGTGA
- a CDS encoding ABC transporter ATP-binding protein has product MTVAADLRVTRDRFRLELPLTVAPGEVVALLGPNGAGKTTALRALAGLLPLTDGHVRLDDEPWDVPPDVFVPAERRPIGVVFQDYLLFGHLTVVENVAFGLRARGTPRAEARARAHEWLDRVGLADRAQAKPRALSGGQAQRVALARALATDPGLLLLDEPLAALDASTRLAVRAELGRHLADFPGHTLLVTHDPLDAMVLADRLVIVEDGRPVQDGPPAEVARRPRTDYVATLVGLNLYRGRAAGTAVALADGSTLTVAEPASGAVHVAFPPSAVSLHPEPPAGSPRNTWRVTVAGVEQHAHTTRVRLDGAPPVLADITTATLADLRVRPGDVLWAALKATEIRTYPA; this is encoded by the coding sequence GTGACCGTGGCGGCCGACCTGCGGGTCACCCGCGACCGGTTCCGGCTGGAGTTGCCGCTGACCGTCGCGCCCGGCGAGGTGGTGGCGCTGCTCGGGCCCAACGGCGCGGGCAAGACCACGGCGCTGCGGGCGCTGGCCGGGCTGCTGCCGCTCACCGACGGGCACGTGCGGCTCGACGACGAGCCGTGGGACGTGCCGCCGGACGTGTTCGTGCCCGCCGAACGCCGCCCGATCGGCGTCGTGTTCCAGGACTACCTGCTGTTCGGCCACCTGACGGTGGTGGAGAACGTGGCGTTCGGGCTGCGCGCCCGGGGCACGCCCCGCGCCGAGGCACGCGCCCGCGCGCACGAGTGGCTGGACCGGGTCGGCTTGGCCGACCGCGCGCAGGCCAAGCCCCGCGCGCTGTCCGGCGGCCAGGCGCAGCGCGTCGCGCTCGCCCGCGCCCTGGCCACCGACCCGGGCCTGCTGCTGCTGGACGAGCCGCTGGCCGCCCTCGACGCGAGCACCCGGCTGGCCGTGCGCGCCGAACTCGGCCGCCACCTGGCCGACTTCCCCGGCCACACCCTGCTGGTCACGCACGACCCGCTGGACGCGATGGTGCTGGCCGACCGGCTGGTCATCGTGGAGGACGGCCGGCCGGTGCAGGACGGGCCGCCCGCCGAGGTGGCCCGCCGGCCGCGCACCGACTACGTGGCCACCCTGGTCGGCCTCAACCTGTATAGGGGGCGGGCCGCCGGCACGGCCGTGGCGCTGGCCGACGGCAGCACCCTCACCGTCGCCGAGCCCGCGTCCGGCGCGGTGCACGTGGCGTTCCCGCCGAGCGCGGTCAGCCTGCACCCCGAGCCGCCGGCGGGCAGCCCGCGCAACACCTGGCGGGTCACCGTCGCGGGCGTCGAGCAGCACGCGCACACCACCCGCGTCCGGCTGGACGGCGCGCCGCCGGTGCTGGCCGACATCACCACCGCGACGCTGGCCGACCTGCGGGTGCGGCCCGGTGACGTGCTG